Proteins found in one Nostoc sp. NIES-3756 genomic segment:
- a CDS encoding IS982 family transposase, giving the protein MYSLEALFCHVDDFCQAFEAQWHRKLLSHGAIKRKREKSLCLSEIMTILIAFHQNHYRDFKYFYLNQVKQYWNSAFPGLPSYQRFIEWLPSTLIPLCVYLKHCFGRCTGIGFIDSTSLKVCHNRRISRHRVFKDLASRGKTSVDWFFGFKLHLVVNEFGQLLNVALTPGNVDDRQPVHDLLSGLFGKIFADRGYVSQKLATQLLNDFGIEFFAKPRRNMKNNLMRLHDKLLSRKRSIIETINDQLKNISQIEHSRHRSPVNFCVNVLCGLIAYCHQPKKPSLHLDWVLPSYL; this is encoded by the coding sequence ATGTATAGTTTAGAAGCTTTGTTCTGTCATGTAGATGATTTCTGCCAAGCGTTTGAAGCGCAATGGCACAGAAAGCTATTGAGTCATGGAGCAATCAAACGCAAGAGAGAAAAAAGCCTATGCTTGAGTGAAATCATGACAATTCTCATCGCTTTTCATCAAAATCACTATCGGGATTTCAAGTACTTTTATTTAAACCAAGTCAAACAATACTGGAATAGTGCATTTCCAGGATTGCCCAGTTATCAAAGATTTATTGAATGGCTACCATCCACCTTGATACCGTTATGCGTTTATTTGAAGCATTGTTTTGGTAGGTGTACGGGTATCGGTTTTATTGATTCTACTAGCTTGAAAGTCTGCCATAATCGTCGGATTTCCAGGCATCGGGTATTTAAAGACTTAGCCAGTCGTGGTAAGACTTCTGTCGATTGGTTTTTTGGTTTTAAGTTGCATCTTGTCGTCAACGAGTTTGGTCAACTATTAAATGTGGCTTTGACTCCCGGTAATGTTGACGACCGCCAACCTGTACATGATTTACTTAGTGGTCTGTTTGGTAAAATCTTTGCCGATAGAGGTTATGTGTCCCAAAAACTGGCAACTCAACTTTTAAATGACTTCGGCATTGAATTTTTTGCCAAGCCTCGTCGCAATATGAAGAATAACTTGATGCGTCTTCATGACAAGCTTTTGTCTCGTAAACGCTCCATTATTGAGACTATTAACGACCAACTCAAAAACATTTCTCAAATTGAGCATTCTCGACACCGTAGTCCCGTTAATTTTTGCGTCAACGTTTTGTGCGGATTAATTGCTTATTGTCATCAACCTAAGAAGCCTAGCCTACATCTGGACTGGGTTTTACCTTCTTATCTTTAA
- a CDS encoding ABC transporter permease, whose amino-acid sequence MQRYWKVLRLFWSAAIASEMEYRLNFLIATLSSLGNLAGSLFGLFLFYRTGYTFTGWSWEAALIVLGIFTLLQGFSATFLAPNLNKIVNHVQQGTLDFVLLKPIRSQFWLSTHTISPWGVPDIIFGSVIIGYAGKRLDLSIANYIPAILPLLCGVIILYSLWFMLGATSIWFVKIYNATEVLRGLLEAGRYPMIAYPAAYRFFFTFIVPVTFLTTVPAEVMLGRVQLPWIIGALGLAVALFWASSWFWRFALRFYTSASS is encoded by the coding sequence ATGCAAAGATATTGGAAGGTACTAAGACTATTTTGGAGTGCAGCGATCGCATCTGAGATGGAGTATCGCCTCAACTTTCTCATAGCTACTCTCAGTAGTTTAGGTAATTTAGCTGGTAGTCTGTTTGGACTATTCTTGTTTTATCGTACTGGCTATACTTTTACTGGCTGGTCATGGGAAGCAGCTTTGATAGTGTTAGGAATTTTCACCTTACTGCAAGGCTTTTCTGCAACCTTCCTCGCTCCCAACCTCAACAAAATTGTCAACCATGTCCAACAAGGGACGTTAGATTTTGTCCTACTCAAACCTATCCGCAGTCAGTTTTGGCTGTCCACCCACACCATATCCCCTTGGGGAGTACCAGATATTATTTTTGGTAGTGTAATCATTGGCTATGCAGGTAAACGCCTTGACTTAAGTATTGCTAACTACATACCAGCTATCTTGCCCTTATTGTGTGGTGTCATAATTCTCTACAGTCTATGGTTTATGCTAGGGGCGACTAGCATTTGGTTTGTGAAAATCTACAACGCCACCGAAGTATTACGCGGGTTACTAGAAGCAGGTAGATATCCAATGATCGCCTATCCCGCAGCGTACCGCTTTTTCTTCACTTTTATAGTTCCGGTAACATTTTTAACAACTGTACCAGCCGAAGTCATGTTAGGCAGGGTGCAACTACCTTGGATAATAGGAGCATTAGGATTGGCTGTAGCCCTGTTTTGGGCTTCGAGTTGGTTTTGGCGGTTTGCTCTGCGTTTTTATACTAGTGCTTCCAGTTGA
- a CDS encoding DoxX family protein, translating into MLKKYIPLVARSFLAVIFIYAGLNKVFNFAATSESMAKAGLPIAGVLLVFTIAFQILGGLSIILGYKAQIGAILLIIFIIPATIVFHNPLADPSQLNNFFKNLSIMGGLLLILTYGSGNLSLESEGSKE; encoded by the coding sequence ATGTTAAAAAAGTACATTCCTTTGGTAGCTCGTTCCTTTTTGGCTGTGATTTTTATTTATGCTGGCTTAAACAAAGTGTTTAACTTTGCTGCTACAAGCGAATCTATGGCTAAAGCTGGACTACCAATTGCAGGAGTTTTACTAGTTTTTACTATTGCTTTTCAGATTTTAGGTGGTTTGTCTATCATCTTGGGCTATAAAGCTCAAATCGGCGCGATTCTGCTTATCATTTTTATCATTCCGGCTACTATTGTGTTTCATAATCCCCTGGCTGATCCCAGTCAGTTGAATAATTTCTTCAAAAACCTGTCGATTATGGGTGGACTTTTGCTGATCCTAACCTATGGATCTGGCAACCTAAGTTTGGAATCAGAGGGGAGTAAGGAGTAG
- the aroF gene encoding 3-deoxy-7-phosphoheptulonate synthase → MINAKLVAQSHSHHQTIVKLSKTVAFGSEELVIIGGPCAVESLEQMETVAQELKFAPVQALRGGVYKPRTSPYAFQGMGEAGLEVLALVRSHYNIPVVTEVMSIAQIEAIATHVDMLQVGSRNMQNFDLLKALGQAGKPILLKRGLAATIEEFVMAAEYIVSHGNPDVVLCERGIRSFDSYTRNVLDLGAVAALKQITHLPVIVDPSHAVGKRELVAPLAKAAVACGADGLIIECHPEPEKSVSDARQALSLEDMVNLVASLKPVAIAVGRKISEAEGVGLKPTPVCCAA, encoded by the coding sequence ATGATTAACGCTAAACTTGTCGCTCAGTCTCATTCTCATCATCAAACAATCGTTAAACTTTCAAAAACAGTTGCTTTCGGTAGTGAGGAACTGGTAATTATCGGTGGGCCTTGTGCAGTGGAAAGCCTAGAACAGATGGAGACAGTCGCCCAAGAATTAAAATTTGCACCTGTACAAGCTTTGCGGGGTGGTGTTTACAAACCGCGTACTTCTCCCTACGCTTTCCAAGGTATGGGAGAAGCAGGATTAGAGGTTTTAGCCCTAGTGCGATCGCACTACAATATTCCTGTTGTGACTGAAGTCATGTCAATTGCCCAAATTGAAGCGATCGCTACTCACGTTGATATGTTACAAGTGGGTAGCCGTAATATGCAGAACTTCGACTTACTCAAAGCTTTAGGACAAGCTGGCAAACCCATACTACTCAAGCGTGGTTTAGCTGCCACAATCGAAGAATTTGTCATGGCGGCAGAATACATTGTCAGTCACGGTAATCCAGATGTGGTGCTGTGTGAAAGGGGTATCCGCAGTTTCGATAGTTACACCCGCAATGTCTTAGATTTAGGTGCAGTAGCCGCACTCAAGCAAATCACCCACTTACCCGTAATCGTTGATCCTTCCCATGCTGTAGGTAAACGGGAACTAGTCGCACCTTTAGCTAAGGCTGCTGTAGCTTGTGGTGCAGATGGATTAATTATTGAGTGTCATCCAGAACCAGAAAAATCAGTTTCTGATGCCCGTCAAGCCCTATCTTTAGAAGATATGGTGAATTTAGTAGCTAGTTTAAAGCCTGTAGCGATCGCAGTTGGACGCAAAATATCAGAAGCAGAAGGGGTGGGTTTGAAACCTACCCCTGTTTGTTGTGCAGCTTAA
- a CDS encoding pentapeptide repeat-containing protein: MSELERYYRVLELEPGATLEEVNQAYKDLVFVWHPDRLPKDNVRLQQKAQDKLKAINEARDKLRSLNGKDNSHSNGNGVSNGNGKRQHNHVYQNPPRQPRKSYQETHQPQPQNPDLSGKDFSRANLSNKDLSGRNLSNANLSGADLSDTFMHKVILRGANLSEANLFRANLLLADMREANLRSANLIGADLSGADLRGADLTGARIRSGDRLLVKLIGANLSGAIMPDGAIHS, from the coding sequence ATGAGCGAGCTGGAGCGGTATTATAGGGTATTGGAATTGGAACCAGGGGCCACCCTTGAGGAAGTTAACCAAGCATATAAAGATTTGGTTTTTGTGTGGCATCCTGACCGACTTCCTAAAGATAATGTCCGCTTGCAACAAAAAGCGCAGGACAAACTTAAGGCAATTAACGAAGCTAGGGACAAGTTGCGTTCTTTAAATGGTAAGGACAACAGCCATAGCAATGGTAATGGCGTTAGTAATGGCAATGGTAAGCGTCAGCACAATCATGTTTACCAGAATCCTCCACGGCAACCGAGAAAATCATACCAAGAAACTCATCAGCCACAGCCACAAAATCCTGATTTGAGCGGCAAAGATTTCAGCCGGGCAAATTTAAGTAACAAAGATTTATCGGGTAGAAACCTCAGTAACGCTAATTTAAGCGGTGCTGACCTCAGTGATACTTTTATGCACAAAGTGATTCTGAGGGGTGCTAACTTATCAGAAGCCAATTTGTTTAGAGCTAATTTACTCTTAGCCGACATGAGAGAAGCTAATTTACGCTCTGCTAACTTAATCGGAGCGGATCTTAGTGGCGCTGACTTGCGAGGAGCAGACTTAACAGGAGCGCGGATTCGTTCAGGCGATCGCCTACTGGTAAAATTGATTGGCGCAAATTTAAGCGGTGCAATTATGCCTGATGGTGCAATTCACAGTTAG
- a CDS encoding SDR family oxidoreductase has translation MNIAIIGCGYVGCAIAQYWQQNPNLTVTATTTTPERVSQLQKVAHKVVVTQGNDREKLINVLKNQDVVLLSVGAKSADLYESAYLDTAKTLVAALQQNSSVKQVIYTGSHSVYGDRNGKWVDEETPPMPKSRNGEILKATEDILLSASSEKLRICILRLGGIYGPGRELVKIFSRVPGTTRPGDGSDITNWIHLDDIVGAIEFVRQHPLQGIYNLVDDAHLPSKILLDTLFAKHNLAQVNWDNTVNSNRPYNATVSNQKIKQAGYKLSHPQMTF, from the coding sequence ATGAATATCGCAATTATAGGCTGTGGCTATGTTGGTTGTGCGATCGCACAATATTGGCAGCAAAATCCTAATCTAACTGTCACTGCTACAACCACTACACCAGAACGTGTTTCCCAATTACAAAAAGTAGCTCACAAAGTTGTCGTTACTCAAGGGAATGATAGAGAAAAACTCATCAATGTCTTAAAAAATCAAGATGTTGTCTTGTTAAGTGTTGGGGCAAAAAGTGCTGATTTATATGAATCAGCATATCTAGATACTGCCAAAACTTTAGTTGCCGCCTTACAACAAAATTCTAGTGTTAAACAAGTAATATATACAGGCAGTCATTCAGTTTACGGTGATAGAAATGGCAAGTGGGTAGATGAGGAAACACCGCCTATGCCTAAAAGCCGTAATGGGGAAATCCTCAAGGCAACAGAAGACATTTTATTATCAGCCTCCAGTGAAAAACTCAGGATTTGCATTTTGCGCTTAGGTGGCATTTATGGCCCTGGTAGAGAATTGGTGAAAATATTTAGCAGAGTTCCTGGGACAACTCGTCCTGGTGATGGTAGTGATATTACAAATTGGATTCATTTAGATGACATTGTTGGTGCTATAGAGTTTGTGCGTCAACATCCATTACAAGGTATTTATAACTTAGTAGATGATGCACACTTACCAAGTAAAATATTGTTAGATACTTTATTTGCCAAACATAATTTAGCTCAAGTAAATTGGGATAATACTGTTAATAGTAATCGTCCTTATAACGCCACAGTCTCTAATCAAAAAATCAAACAAGCTGGATATAAACTAAGTCATCCCCAAATGACTTTCTAA
- a CDS encoding alpha/beta fold hydrolase encodes METTSTQFYNWQNYRCAYQVYQPPSSQPQGLPLLLIHPIGVGLSSKFWQRFVREWYSSGQRNLIYNPDLLGCGESDKPHVAYTPKNWAEQLQYFLQTVVQTPVILVVQGALFPVAVELVQLELNLIAKLVLSGPPTWPVITKESPNWRQKLAWNIFDSPVGNAFYRYARTPKFLSSFSTKRLFASADSVDAEWLNTLVAGAANPASRHAVFSFLAGFWRKDYSSLIATIKQPTLVVLGESASSISKEGKTQTADDTLADYLACLPQGRGVKIAGRNVLPYESTSEFVRAIAEINQ; translated from the coding sequence ATGGAAACTACATCTACGCAGTTTTATAATTGGCAAAATTATCGGTGTGCATATCAGGTTTATCAACCACCAAGTTCTCAACCTCAAGGTCTGCCTTTACTATTGATTCACCCTATTGGTGTCGGCTTATCTAGTAAATTTTGGCAACGTTTTGTTCGTGAATGGTATAGTAGCGGTCAACGTAATCTTATTTATAATCCAGATTTATTAGGCTGCGGAGAAAGTGATAAACCCCATGTAGCTTATACTCCCAAAAATTGGGCAGAGCAATTACAATATTTTCTCCAAACTGTAGTACAAACACCCGTGATTTTGGTAGTACAAGGTGCTTTGTTTCCAGTGGCTGTAGAATTAGTACAGTTGGAATTAAACTTAATTGCTAAACTTGTACTTTCTGGGCCGCCAACTTGGCCTGTTATTACCAAAGAATCACCAAATTGGCGACAAAAATTAGCTTGGAATATTTTTGACTCGCCTGTTGGTAATGCTTTTTATCGTTACGCACGTACACCAAAGTTTCTCAGTTCTTTTTCCACCAAACGATTATTTGCGTCAGCCGATAGCGTAGATGCAGAATGGTTAAATACATTAGTGGCAGGTGCAGCAAATCCAGCCAGTCGTCATGCTGTATTTTCGTTTTTAGCTGGGTTTTGGCGAAAAGATTATAGCAGTTTGATTGCTACCATCAAACAACCCACATTGGTAGTTTTGGGTGAATCAGCTTCAAGTATTAGTAAAGAAGGAAAAACCCAGACGGCTGATGATACTTTAGCCGATTATCTGGCTTGTTTACCACAAGGTCGCGGTGTGAAAATAGCAGGACGAAATGTTTTACCTTACGAGTCTACTTCTGAATTTGTGAGAGCGATCGCCGAAATTAATCAATAG
- a CDS encoding PEP-CTERM sorting domain-containing protein has product MKTHHVFMATFTVFAGTLSALVISTSANASAVVVSFDDLVGQTTVPDGYGGILWDSNFEYYTFEQPPYNPESKPTRVYGNYDKWGALPSSIPFYFQTSVIFDGAYFAGLDSSVPVSFSLYKGGILQATSASLTPSEIPTFLSSGFTGLVDEVRVNWYNGFIVMDNVIYRHASVPEPATLIALLGLGAFGVTSKLKCHQKQPAKC; this is encoded by the coding sequence ATGAAAACTCATCACGTTTTTATGGCGACATTCACAGTATTTGCTGGTACTCTCTCAGCATTAGTTATATCTACAAGCGCTAATGCTAGTGCCGTTGTTGTATCATTTGATGATCTCGTTGGACAAACAACTGTACCGGATGGATACGGTGGCATACTATGGGATAGTAATTTTGAATACTACACTTTTGAACAACCTCCCTATAATCCAGAGTCAAAGCCAACTCGAGTTTACGGAAACTATGACAAGTGGGGTGCTTTACCATCAAGTATTCCATTTTATTTCCAAACATCTGTAATTTTTGACGGAGCCTATTTCGCTGGACTTGATTCTTCTGTTCCAGTGAGTTTTTCACTCTACAAAGGAGGAATATTACAAGCGACATCTGCATCATTGACACCTTCTGAGATACCGACTTTTCTCTCGTCAGGTTTTACAGGGCTGGTTGATGAAGTTCGTGTTAATTGGTACAATGGCTTTATAGTAATGGATAATGTAATATATCGTCATGCTTCTGTTCCCGAACCAGCCACTCTGATCGCATTACTAGGTCTGGGTGCTTTCGGTGTCACTTCCAAGTTAAAATGTCATCAAAAGCAACCAGCTAAGTGCTAG
- the speB gene encoding agmatinase SpeB, which translates to MINQLQDYNPSGVGEINGNLLGLPFDYDSANLIVFAVPWEVTVSYGAGTANGPQRILDASVQLDLFDFDNPDGWKQGIFLAEIPQDIIEKNNYYRNLAAQIIERLAQGKLLTDTPDLTPVLTEINQASQQVNQWLFDQCQAAMNQGKQVAVIGGDHSSPLGYFQALAAKYPNFGILHIDAHADLRDAYEGFEFSHASIMFNGLKLPQISKLVQVGLRDISHDEVQMIDQSQGRIVAYYDPLIKQKLFAGTTWLELSREIIDHLPEHVHISFDADGLDPKLCPSTGTPVPGGLELEQVFYLFRELVNSGRKIIGFDVCEVGDGEWDGNVGARIVYKLANLMNLSQRA; encoded by the coding sequence ATGATTAATCAACTCCAAGACTATAACCCTAGCGGCGTGGGTGAAATTAATGGCAATCTCTTAGGTTTGCCATTTGATTATGATTCTGCAAACTTAATTGTCTTTGCAGTCCCTTGGGAGGTTACGGTTTCCTATGGTGCAGGTACAGCCAACGGCCCCCAAAGAATACTTGATGCTTCGGTGCAACTGGATTTATTCGACTTTGATAACCCTGATGGTTGGAAACAAGGAATTTTCTTAGCAGAAATTCCTCAAGATATTATAGAAAAGAATAATTACTACCGGAATTTAGCCGCACAAATTATCGAACGGTTAGCACAGGGTAAATTACTTACAGACACACCAGATTTAACTCCTGTACTCACCGAAATTAATCAAGCTTCTCAACAGGTGAATCAGTGGTTGTTTGATCAATGTCAAGCAGCGATGAATCAAGGTAAGCAAGTCGCTGTCATTGGTGGAGATCATAGTTCACCCTTGGGTTATTTCCAAGCACTAGCTGCGAAATATCCTAACTTTGGGATTCTACACATTGATGCACACGCAGATTTACGCGACGCTTATGAGGGTTTTGAATTTTCTCATGCGTCAATTATGTTTAATGGGTTGAAGTTACCACAAATTTCTAAATTGGTGCAGGTAGGCTTACGTGATATTAGTCATGATGAAGTACAAATGATTGACCAGTCGCAAGGTCGAATTGTGGCATACTATGACCCATTGATTAAACAAAAACTATTCGCTGGCACTACTTGGCTGGAATTAAGTCGGGAAATTATTGATCATTTGCCAGAACACGTACACATTAGTTTTGATGCAGATGGTTTAGATCCTAAACTTTGTCCAAGTACAGGTACACCTGTTCCTGGTGGTTTGGAATTGGAACAAGTTTTTTATCTATTCCGAGAATTAGTTAATAGTGGGAGAAAAATTATTGGCTTTGATGTCTGCGAAGTTGGAGATGGTGAGTGGGATGGTAATGTAGGGGCAAGGATAGTTTATAAACTGGCAAATTTAATGAATTTATCCCAACGAGCATAA
- a CDS encoding RNA recognition motif domain-containing protein, which yields MSIYVGNLSYAVTQEDISNVFAEYGSVKRVVLPTDRETGRLRGFAFVEMSSDEEEASAIDGLDGAEWMGRDLKVNKAKPKEDNNRGSFGGNRGGYNGGGGGGRSRY from the coding sequence ATGTCAATTTATGTAGGGAACCTCTCTTACGCAGTTACGCAAGAGGATATCAGCAACGTTTTTGCAGAATATGGTTCTGTAAAACGGGTTGTGCTACCTACTGACCGTGAAACAGGCCGTCTACGCGGTTTTGCTTTCGTGGAAATGAGTTCAGATGAAGAAGAAGCATCAGCAATCGATGGACTTGATGGTGCTGAGTGGATGGGACGAGATTTAAAAGTTAATAAAGCCAAGCCCAAAGAAGATAATAATCGAGGTTCCTTTGGTGGCAACCGGGGAGGATATAACGGTGGCGGCGGCGGTGGACGTTCCCGTTACTAA
- the rpsU gene encoding 30S ribosomal protein S21 translates to MTQIKVGENEGIESALRRFKREVSKAGIMPDIKKHRHFETPIEKRKRKEIAKHRQSKRRFRS, encoded by the coding sequence ATGACACAAATCAAAGTTGGCGAAAATGAAGGTATCGAGTCAGCCTTGCGCCGATTTAAGCGAGAAGTTTCTAAAGCAGGGATCATGCCTGATATTAAGAAGCATCGTCACTTTGAAACGCCTATAGAAAAACGCAAGCGTAAAGAAATCGCCAAGCACAGGCAGTCTAAAAGACGTTTCCGTTCGTAA
- a CDS encoding M48 family metallopeptidase has translation MKRISKSLLLALNWVLLSVGTTLLIIFTQPIPVPAQEPPAPTEQTSTPKPENPNDQKLRDALKRSSPSQPSLSPEELARQQKLIQADKLYLAGQVTEAEKIYREVKTPFTQTGTTQERKPAILEPTQLSPAGKVYWREAQAGIASNLQTKALVPLQLLVEQYPEFIPGQIRYAEVLTTYDRTQEALDILERGSSLYPNQPELIKARVNALAESKKWMEASLAARQFAILNPNNPQAPEFTQLAEENLKRYQSNIREEIRGNVISNIITGALGYAVTGSLLGPFSALDSTILLLQGEKSIGESVAKEAKKQLPLVIDDEILAYVNDIGQKLVRVSGRNEFKYEFFVIPEEELNAFALPGGKIFLNAGAIAKANSEAELAGLIGHELAHVVLSHGFQLVTQGNLISNVTQYLPFGGTIGQLFALNYSRDMERQADFLGTRLIVASGYAADGLRNLMVTLDKQRKFDIPSWLSSHPGGNERVSYLENLIARSSYNRYAYEGMQRHVEIQARVNKLLKEKKEREKKETEEKKQPTE, from the coding sequence ATGAAGCGGATCAGTAAGTCTCTGCTGCTAGCCTTGAACTGGGTATTACTATCAGTTGGCACAACGCTTTTAATTATTTTCACTCAACCAATACCAGTCCCAGCCCAGGAACCCCCAGCCCCTACGGAACAAACTAGCACACCCAAGCCAGAAAATCCCAATGACCAAAAGCTCAGAGATGCCCTAAAACGCTCATCTCCATCCCAACCGTCACTCAGTCCAGAAGAACTTGCCCGCCAACAAAAACTTATCCAAGCAGATAAACTTTATCTTGCAGGACAAGTGACTGAGGCAGAAAAAATTTACCGCGAAGTAAAAACACCATTTACTCAGACAGGTACAACCCAAGAACGCAAACCTGCAATCCTAGAACCTACGCAACTCTCACCAGCCGGAAAGGTGTATTGGCGAGAAGCTCAGGCAGGAATAGCCAGTAACCTACAAACCAAAGCTTTAGTACCTCTGCAATTATTAGTGGAACAATATCCCGAATTTATACCGGGACAAATTCGCTATGCTGAAGTTCTGACAACATACGATCGCACTCAAGAAGCATTAGACATTTTAGAACGCGGATCTTCCCTTTATCCTAATCAACCAGAACTAATTAAAGCTAGAGTCAACGCCTTGGCTGAGTCGAAAAAATGGATGGAAGCATCCTTGGCTGCGAGGCAATTTGCTATTCTCAACCCAAATAACCCACAAGCACCAGAATTTACCCAATTAGCCGAGGAAAATCTCAAACGCTATCAATCTAACATCCGTGAGGAGATTAGGGGTAATGTCATTAGTAACATCATCACAGGTGCATTGGGTTATGCGGTAACTGGCAGTTTATTGGGGCCTTTTTCTGCTCTCGACTCTACCATTTTGTTACTACAAGGTGAAAAGTCTATCGGTGAGTCGGTAGCTAAAGAGGCGAAAAAACAATTACCTTTAGTGATTGACGATGAAATTTTAGCCTACGTTAATGATATTGGGCAGAAATTGGTAAGAGTTTCTGGCAGGAATGAATTTAAGTACGAATTTTTTGTAATTCCTGAAGAAGAACTCAATGCTTTTGCCCTACCTGGAGGGAAAATATTTCTAAATGCAGGTGCGATCGCTAAAGCCAACTCCGAAGCAGAATTAGCTGGCTTAATAGGCCACGAATTGGCTCATGTTGTCCTGTCCCACGGCTTTCAATTAGTTACTCAAGGCAACCTCATCTCTAACGTTACTCAATACCTCCCCTTCGGTGGCACAATTGGGCAACTATTTGCCCTCAATTACAGCCGAGATATGGAACGACAGGCAGATTTTTTAGGTACACGGTTAATTGTTGCTAGTGGTTATGCGGCTGACGGCTTACGTAACCTGATGGTGACATTAGACAAGCAAAGGAAATTTGATATTCCCAGTTGGTTATCCTCCCACCCGGGCGGAAATGAACGAGTGAGTTATCTAGAAAACTTAATTGCTCGTAGTAGTTACAACCGCTATGCTTACGAGGGTATGCAACGCCATGTAGAAATTCAAGCCAGAGTCAACAAGCTCCTGAAAGAGAAAAAAGAAAGAGAGAAAAAAGAAACAGAGGAAAAAAAGCAGCCTACGGAATGA
- a CDS encoding COP23 domain-containing protein, whose translation MLSKSWKFVLLGSVGLSFIVGNSVALAQYDDGVVVPTVPGSSTSTDPNYPYPVDTSTNTYPSTNVDGNVRFSCQQINGQPTVVYQPQSQPGQIFPWAAPRNLGGGWDAQKRCQAIATRLETYRPDGLQELQVSVLNNENVVCVTTDANQSCRIVFTVPRNQDPYTVRNNVFQNLVTADNGQQTTAVNTYRGNNNLYNLGGLVGNRNNRVSSSRSGINLKPYLDTKDGGTARNLRNGIAIRRQSPTRSNNQNQAPTRLNPDRFR comes from the coding sequence ATGTTATCTAAAAGCTGGAAATTCGTTTTGCTGGGAAGTGTTGGTTTATCCTTTATCGTGGGTAATTCGGTAGCATTGGCTCAATATGATGATGGTGTTGTTGTGCCAACTGTACCAGGTTCATCAACATCTACAGATCCAAATTATCCCTATCCCGTAGATACATCAACAAATACCTATCCTTCCACAAATGTAGATGGTAATGTCCGGTTTAGCTGCCAGCAGATCAACGGACAGCCAACTGTAGTTTATCAGCCCCAAAGCCAACCCGGTCAAATCTTTCCTTGGGCAGCACCTAGAAATTTAGGTGGTGGTTGGGATGCGCAAAAAAGATGTCAAGCGATCGCTACTCGGTTAGAAACTTATCGTCCAGATGGCTTGCAAGAACTTCAGGTATCTGTACTAAATAACGAAAATGTCGTGTGTGTCACCACCGATGCAAATCAAAGTTGTCGAATTGTCTTCACAGTACCTCGCAACCAAGACCCCTACACAGTACGTAATAACGTTTTCCAAAACCTAGTGACTGCTGATAACGGTCAACAAACCACAGCCGTTAACACCTACAGAGGAAACAACAATCTGTACAATTTGGGTGGACTGGTAGGTAATCGCAATAATCGCGTAAGTTCATCCAGAAGCGGGATTAACTTGAAGCCTTACCTAGATACCAAAGATGGAGGAACAGCTAGAAACTTGAGAAATGGTATAGCTATTCGTCGCCAATCCCCAACTCGATCTAACAATCAAAATCAAGCTCCTACACGCCTTAATCCTGATAGATTCCGTTAA